One Aggregicoccus sp. 17bor-14 DNA window includes the following coding sequences:
- a CDS encoding alpha/beta fold hydrolase, producing the protein MPITTEPTSTGTVPAAVALNARGPQARPTSALPVVHYRTASVYGVELFYREAGPENGEVVVLLHGFPTSSHMFRNLIPALADRYRVIAPDYPGFGLSAMPDRKRFAYTFAKYTELVDGLLEQLGAMRYALYVMDYGAPVGFRLALRHPERITALVIQNGNAYEEGLEKFWDPIKALWREDTPKNRDALRFLVTPETTRFQYTDGVRDVSRIDPSNWVHDQVLLDRPGNADIQLDLFKDYGTNVTLYPQFQAFFRDYRPPTLIMWGANDTIFPPSGAHPYLRDLPDAELHLLDTGHFALEDKADEMIPRMRDFLDRRFAPTH; encoded by the coding sequence ATGCCCATCACCACCGAACCCACCTCCACGGGCACCGTGCCCGCCGCCGTCGCCCTCAATGCGCGCGGACCTCAGGCGCGTCCCACGTCTGCCCTCCCCGTGGTGCACTACCGCACCGCGAGCGTGTACGGCGTGGAGCTCTTCTACCGGGAGGCGGGCCCGGAGAACGGCGAGGTGGTCGTGCTCCTGCACGGCTTCCCCACCTCCAGCCACATGTTCCGCAACCTCATCCCCGCGCTCGCGGACCGCTACCGCGTCATCGCGCCCGACTACCCGGGCTTCGGCCTGAGCGCGATGCCGGACCGCAAGCGCTTCGCGTACACCTTCGCGAAGTACACCGAGCTGGTGGACGGGCTGCTCGAGCAGCTCGGGGCCATGCGCTACGCGCTCTACGTCATGGACTACGGCGCGCCGGTGGGCTTCCGGCTCGCGCTGCGGCACCCGGAGCGCATCACGGCGCTCGTCATCCAGAACGGCAACGCGTACGAGGAGGGGCTCGAGAAGTTCTGGGACCCCATCAAGGCGCTGTGGCGCGAGGACACGCCGAAGAACCGCGACGCGCTGCGCTTCCTCGTCACGCCCGAGACCACCCGCTTCCAGTACACGGACGGCGTGCGAGACGTGTCGCGCATCGACCCGTCGAACTGGGTGCACGACCAGGTGCTGCTCGACCGGCCCGGCAACGCGGACATCCAGCTGGACCTCTTCAAGGACTACGGCACCAACGTCACGCTGTACCCACAGTTCCAGGCCTTCTTCCGCGACTACCGCCCGCCCACGCTCATCATGTGGGGCGCGAACGACACCATCTTCCCGCCCTCCGGCGCGCACCCGTACCTGCGCGACCTGCCAGACGCCGAGCTGCACCTGCTGGACACCGGCCACTTCGCGCTCGAGGACAAGGCGGACGAGATGATCCCCCGGATGCGCGACTTCCTCGACCGCCGCTTCGCGCCCACGCACTGA
- a CDS encoding alpha/beta fold hydrolase, which yields MNNHRFPPAPRRAAALHGAWLCAALLALGGTALAQQAQPTAAHPTAAHPTVVLVHGAFAESSSWDGVITPLLREGYPVRAIALPLRGLASDVQYVASTLRSIPGPLVLVGHSFGGMVVSGAAQGNAQVKALVFVNAFAPEQGETASDLAGRFPGATLGPTLTSVTLPDGGKDLYIQPAKYHAQFCADVPAAQAAQMAATQRPILESAFSEKAGAPAWKQVPSWFFFGSADKNIPVAAHRFMAQRAGARQTIEVKGASHVAGITHAAQLARLIEDAAKATAGAPSAERQGRSAGAP from the coding sequence ATGAACAACCATCGGTTTCCCCCTGCTCCCCGGAGGGCAGCCGCCCTGCACGGGGCGTGGCTGTGCGCAGCCCTCCTCGCGCTCGGCGGCACGGCGCTCGCCCAGCAGGCGCAGCCCACGGCCGCGCACCCCACGGCAGCGCACCCCACCGTCGTGCTGGTGCACGGCGCCTTCGCGGAGAGCTCCAGCTGGGACGGCGTCATCACCCCGCTGCTGCGCGAGGGCTACCCGGTGCGGGCGATCGCCCTGCCGCTGCGGGGCCTCGCCTCCGACGTGCAGTACGTGGCCAGCACGCTGCGGTCCATTCCCGGCCCCCTCGTGCTCGTGGGCCACTCCTTCGGTGGCATGGTGGTGAGCGGCGCTGCGCAGGGCAACGCACAGGTGAAGGCGCTCGTCTTCGTCAACGCCTTCGCGCCCGAGCAGGGCGAGACCGCCTCGGACCTCGCCGGCCGCTTCCCCGGCGCGACGCTCGGCCCCACCCTCACCTCGGTGACGCTGCCGGACGGGGGCAAGGACCTCTACATCCAGCCGGCGAAGTACCACGCGCAGTTCTGCGCGGACGTGCCGGCGGCGCAGGCCGCGCAGATGGCCGCCACCCAGCGACCCATCCTCGAGTCCGCGTTCAGCGAGAAGGCCGGGGCGCCGGCCTGGAAGCAGGTGCCCTCCTGGTTCTTCTTCGGGAGCGCGGACAAGAACATCCCTGTCGCCGCCCACCGCTTCATGGCCCAGCGCGCAGGTGCCCGGCAGACCATCGAGGTGAAGGGCGCCTCGCACGTCGCGGGCATCACCCACGCGGCCCAGCTCGCGCGGCTCATCGAGGACGCCGCGAAGGCGACCGCCGGTGCGCCCTCCGCCGAGCGCCAGGGCCGCAGCGCGGGCGCGCCCTGA
- a CDS encoding SDR family NAD(P)-dependent oxidoreductase: MHPVHPTRHQGKVALVTGGTSGIGLATARRLVEEGAYVYVTGRRQPELDAAVGLIGRNVTGIRGDISRLEDLDRIYAQIRRSHDHLDLLFANAGGGQLVPLGQITEEQFDKYFDINVKGTLFTVQKALPLMRAGSAIVITGSIAASKGLPAFSVYAASKAALRSFARSWATDLKGRDIRVNVVAPGTVVTPAYRSELGLDDAQLAGFVEQAAASTALGRTGQPEEIAAAMSFLASDEASFITGTELFVDGGQAQI, encoded by the coding sequence ATGCACCCGGTCCATCCCACGCGGCATCAAGGCAAGGTGGCGCTCGTCACCGGCGGAACCTCCGGCATCGGGCTCGCCACGGCACGGCGGCTCGTGGAGGAGGGCGCGTACGTCTACGTCACCGGAAGGAGGCAGCCCGAGCTCGACGCCGCGGTGGGGCTGATCGGCCGCAACGTGACGGGCATCCGGGGCGACATCTCCCGGCTCGAGGACCTCGATCGCATCTACGCGCAGATCCGCCGGTCACACGACCACCTCGACCTGCTGTTCGCGAACGCAGGCGGCGGCCAGCTCGTTCCGCTCGGGCAGATCACCGAGGAGCAGTTCGACAAGTACTTCGACATCAACGTGAAGGGGACGCTGTTCACGGTGCAGAAGGCGCTGCCCCTGATGCGCGCGGGCTCGGCCATCGTGATCACCGGCTCCATCGCCGCCTCCAAGGGGCTGCCGGCCTTCAGCGTGTACGCGGCGTCCAAGGCGGCCCTGCGCTCGTTCGCGCGCAGCTGGGCCACGGACCTCAAGGGCCGCGACATCCGGGTGAACGTGGTGGCCCCCGGCACCGTGGTCACCCCCGCCTACCGCTCGGAGCTCGGCCTGGACGACGCGCAGCTGGCGGGCTTCGTGGAGCAGGCGGCCGCCTCCACCGCCCTGGGCAGGACGGGGCAGCCGGAGGAGATTGCGGCCGCCATGTCCTTCCTCGCCAGCGACGAGGCGAGCTTCATCACCGGCACCGAGCTGTTCGTGGACGGCGGCCAGGCCCAGATCTGA
- a CDS encoding two-component regulator propeller domain-containing protein produces MVPQPRNPQQEGGARARARLSTARALLLALAALAGLTALPAHALDPARRVTQYARASWSNADGLPQNTVLALAQVRGGGPLWVSTAEGLVRFDGSHFTVFDKRSVPELHSHAARALLEDARGVLWVGTEQGLVAYENGAFRRVASEGPLAHASITALAEEPGGHGALYVATSEGLGRLWLSGERFELLEGEAEAPHRGLVALLPDRRGGLWAGGWPGLFRIEGPRLQPVALKPALALAPGERAGVTALHAGRDGSLWVGTWGGLYQLRGPAQPQRVYTQADGLPTGRITSLLEDRDGNLWVGTRLGGLSRLGAGRFTTLRIAGGSADDTVNALLEDHEGNLWVGTDTSGLHRLRNGDVLVVGTQEGLSSDVVGPVLEDSHGTLWVGSRGGLDRVLRSGSVQHFGRERGLTAESVRSLAEGKDGVLWVGTLRDGAFQIDGDYVVHHTRTTGLPSDEVWTVLADSRGDVWFATSRGLTRLSGGTFRTFGPAEGVPAGPLPALLEDAEGRIWVGTMLRGLLRYDPATQSFTHFTQKDGLAADQVVELHDDGSGALWIGSGYGLTRYRYADGRFTRFTMEQGLFDDAVFRILQDDRGGFWISCNKGIYRVSRQELEEVAEGKRRQVSYTLVDQTDGMRSAECNGTSQPSGNRTRDGRLWFPTIAGLVSLDPARVHKTLTPEPQVSALRINGRPVPLAQAAHAPLEVPPGPRDLDVRFGAVNLSGADRLEYAYRLTGLEEGWREADPQHTARYVHLPPGPYRFELRVRAEGGEWREMEAPLAVRFRPHVWETTWFWVALGLSLAAALAWVLRLRVRRMRERESWLEARVEERTRELARANGVLDENLRVLRETQAQLVQAGRMAAVGTLAAGVGHEVNNPLAYILSNLDFACLEVSRLQRTLGGGRDVPALEAERAGERLAEMEQSLREALHGAERVRRIVRDLKTFSRADQDESGSVDLHAVLDSAAKMASTEVRHRARLVKRYGEVPFVQGNEARLGQVFLNLLINAAQALPEGRVGEHEIRLATSVDADGNVVAEVQDTGAGIAPEVLGRIFDPFFTTKPVGVGTGLGLSLCHAFVTAMGGRIQVESSLGRGSTFRVVLPAARAAAQAPASSEAAASSEAPRGRVLVVDDEPLVLGAMRRALGRQHEVEGVSSSRRALELLSADADAYDVVLCDLMMPEMTGMELYAEVRASHPARARRFVFISGGAFTPGAREFLEQVDCPLLEKPFDLPQLRALVQARVALVHGEGARAA; encoded by the coding sequence ATGGTCCCGCAGCCGAGGAATCCGCAGCAGGAGGGCGGCGCACGCGCGCGCGCCCGGCTCTCCACGGCGCGCGCCCTGCTGCTGGCGCTGGCGGCGCTCGCAGGCCTCACCGCGCTTCCTGCGCACGCGCTGGACCCGGCGCGCCGGGTGACGCAGTACGCGCGCGCGAGCTGGAGCAACGCGGACGGGCTGCCGCAGAACACCGTGCTCGCGCTCGCGCAGGTGCGCGGCGGCGGGCCCCTGTGGGTGAGCACCGCCGAGGGGCTGGTGCGCTTCGATGGCAGCCACTTCACCGTGTTCGACAAGCGCAGCGTGCCGGAGCTGCACAGCCACGCGGCGCGCGCGCTGCTCGAGGATGCGCGCGGGGTGCTGTGGGTGGGCACCGAGCAGGGGCTGGTGGCGTACGAGAACGGCGCCTTCCGCCGCGTGGCGAGCGAGGGCCCGCTCGCGCACGCGAGCATCACGGCGCTCGCGGAGGAGCCGGGCGGCCACGGCGCGCTCTACGTCGCCACGAGCGAGGGCCTGGGGCGGCTCTGGCTCTCCGGTGAGCGCTTCGAGCTGCTCGAGGGCGAGGCCGAGGCCCCGCACCGCGGCCTCGTGGCGCTGCTGCCGGACCGGCGCGGCGGGCTGTGGGCGGGCGGCTGGCCGGGGCTCTTCCGCATCGAGGGGCCGCGCCTGCAGCCGGTGGCGCTCAAGCCCGCGCTCGCGCTGGCTCCCGGAGAGCGCGCCGGCGTGACGGCGCTGCACGCGGGGCGCGACGGCAGCCTCTGGGTGGGAACCTGGGGCGGGCTCTACCAGCTGCGCGGCCCCGCCCAGCCGCAGCGCGTGTACACGCAGGCGGACGGGCTGCCCACCGGGCGCATCACGAGCCTGCTCGAGGACCGCGACGGCAACCTCTGGGTGGGCACGCGCCTGGGCGGCCTCAGCCGGCTGGGCGCAGGGCGCTTCACCACCCTGCGCATCGCGGGCGGCAGCGCGGACGACACCGTCAACGCGCTGCTCGAGGACCACGAGGGCAACCTCTGGGTGGGCACGGACACCTCCGGCCTGCACCGGCTGCGCAACGGCGACGTGCTGGTGGTGGGCACGCAGGAGGGGCTCTCGAGCGACGTGGTGGGCCCGGTGCTCGAGGACTCGCACGGGACGCTGTGGGTGGGCAGCCGCGGCGGCCTGGACCGGGTGCTGCGCTCGGGCAGCGTGCAGCACTTCGGGCGGGAGCGCGGGCTCACCGCCGAGAGCGTGCGCTCGCTCGCCGAGGGCAAGGACGGCGTGCTCTGGGTGGGCACGCTGCGCGACGGCGCCTTCCAGATCGACGGCGACTACGTGGTGCACCACACCCGCACCACCGGCCTGCCGAGCGACGAGGTGTGGACGGTGCTCGCGGACTCGCGCGGCGACGTGTGGTTCGCCACCTCGCGGGGCCTCACCCGCCTCTCCGGCGGCACCTTCCGCACCTTCGGCCCCGCCGAGGGCGTGCCCGCGGGCCCCCTGCCCGCGCTGCTCGAGGACGCCGAGGGGCGCATCTGGGTGGGCACCATGCTGCGCGGCCTCTTGCGCTACGACCCGGCCACGCAGTCCTTCACCCACTTCACGCAGAAGGACGGGCTCGCGGCGGACCAGGTGGTGGAGCTGCACGACGACGGCAGCGGCGCGCTGTGGATCGGCTCCGGCTACGGCCTCACCCGCTACCGCTACGCGGACGGGCGCTTCACCCGCTTCACCATGGAGCAGGGGCTCTTCGACGACGCCGTCTTCCGCATCCTGCAGGACGACCGCGGCGGCTTCTGGATCTCCTGCAACAAGGGCATCTACCGGGTGAGCCGCCAGGAGCTGGAGGAGGTGGCGGAGGGGAAGCGGCGGCAGGTCAGCTACACGCTGGTGGACCAGACGGACGGCATGCGCAGCGCCGAGTGCAACGGCACCAGCCAGCCCTCGGGCAACCGCACGCGCGACGGGCGGCTGTGGTTCCCCACCATCGCGGGCCTCGTGTCGCTGGACCCGGCGCGCGTGCACAAGACCCTCACCCCCGAGCCGCAGGTGAGCGCGCTGCGCATCAACGGCCGCCCCGTGCCGCTCGCGCAGGCCGCCCACGCGCCGCTCGAGGTGCCCCCCGGCCCGCGCGACCTGGACGTGCGCTTCGGCGCGGTGAACCTCTCGGGCGCGGACCGGCTCGAGTACGCGTACCGCCTCACCGGGCTCGAGGAGGGCTGGCGCGAGGCGGACCCGCAGCACACCGCGCGCTACGTGCACCTGCCCCCGGGGCCCTACCGCTTCGAGCTGCGCGTGCGCGCCGAGGGCGGCGAGTGGCGCGAGATGGAGGCGCCGCTCGCCGTGCGCTTCCGCCCCCACGTGTGGGAGACGACCTGGTTCTGGGTGGCGCTGGGGCTCTCGCTCGCGGCGGCGCTCGCCTGGGTGCTGCGCCTGCGCGTGCGCCGCATGCGCGAGCGCGAGAGCTGGCTGGAGGCGCGCGTGGAGGAGCGCACCCGCGAGCTCGCGCGCGCCAACGGCGTGCTGGACGAGAACCTGCGCGTGCTGCGCGAGACCCAGGCGCAGCTGGTGCAGGCGGGCCGCATGGCGGCCGTGGGCACGCTCGCGGCCGGCGTGGGCCACGAGGTGAACAACCCGCTCGCGTACATCCTCTCCAACCTGGACTTCGCCTGCCTCGAGGTGAGCCGCCTGCAGCGCACGCTGGGCGGGGGGCGGGACGTGCCGGCGCTCGAGGCGGAGCGCGCGGGCGAGCGGCTCGCGGAGATGGAGCAGTCCCTGCGCGAGGCGCTGCACGGCGCCGAGCGCGTGCGGCGCATCGTGCGCGACCTGAAGACCTTCAGCCGCGCGGACCAGGACGAGAGCGGCAGCGTGGACCTGCACGCGGTGCTCGACTCGGCGGCGAAGATGGCCTCCACCGAGGTGCGCCACCGCGCCCGCCTGGTGAAGCGCTACGGGGAGGTGCCCTTCGTGCAGGGCAACGAGGCGCGCCTGGGCCAGGTGTTCCTCAACCTGCTCATCAACGCCGCGCAGGCGCTGCCCGAGGGGCGCGTGGGCGAGCACGAGATCCGCCTCGCCACCTCGGTGGACGCGGACGGCAACGTGGTGGCCGAGGTGCAGGACACCGGCGCGGGCATCGCCCCCGAGGTGCTGGGGCGCATCTTCGACCCCTTCTTCACCACCAAGCCGGTGGGCGTGGGCACGGGCCTCGGGCTCTCGCTCTGCCACGCCTTCGTCACCGCGATGGGCGGGCGCATCCAGGTGGAGAGCAGCCTCGGCCGGGGCAGCACCTTCCGCGTGGTGCTGCCGGCCGCGCGCGCCGCCGCCCAGGCGCCCGCGAGCAGCGAGGCCGCCGCGAGCAGCGAGGCGCCGCGCGGACGCGTGCTGGTGGTGGACGACGAGCCGCTGGTGCTGGGCGCGATGCGCCGCGCGCTGGGCCGCCAGCACGAGGTGGAGGGCGTCTCCAGCTCGCGCCGCGCGCTCGAGCTGCTGAGCGCGGACGCGGACGCCTACGACGTGGTGCTCTGCGACCTGATGATGCCGGAGATGACCGGCATGGAGCTCTACGCCGAGGTGCGCGCGAGCCACCCGGCGCGAGCGCGCCGCTTCGTCTTCATCAGCGGCGGCGCCTTCACGCCCGGCGCCCGCGAGTTCCTCGAGCAGGTGGACTGCCCGCTGCTGGAGAAGCCCTTCGACCTGCCGCAGCTGCGCGCGCTGGTGCAGGCGCGCGTGGCGCTCGTGCACGGCGAGGGCGCCCGCGCCGCGTAG